TAAGCTAGTGAGCAAACAGAATTctaaaggaaagggaaaaaaacatgtaattatacaacaaaaaaaaaacaaatatggGAACCACAAAGCTTTGCCAACATTGTTTCTGCATATAAAATATCTGCTTTGCAGTTAGTACACCATCCAGTTACCCGCAGTAAAAAACTGCAATTCTTGGATCTGAagcaaattacagaaaaaaaaaaaaaaacttggacTGCATATCTTTTTCAGTAACACTTGCTTTGGAAACAAAGACAACTCTGAAGTAGTTACAGTTAAACTTCTGatgaaaacaaaggaacaaTAACAGTTGCCCATGAACTAGATTACCAAGGCAAGATGCTTTAGTGAACCCCATAGTACTACTTACTATCTTCTGTCTTCTACATTTTTACAGCAGTTTCAGGTGCCTAAACTATGAAGGTTACCAAGCAGTTGacatattttattgtttaaaaaaaatacacctttGCAATACTATTGTCCAGTGAGTCTCGTAAAATaagattttctattttgtcttcCTCGAAGATCTACAAAGAGGACCCAAATACAATTTCACACTTTTCATCAGCACAAACAATAATGTGATCAAGACAGAAGTATAACAAGTGTAAAATAGTAAAGGATTTCTAAAAGCCAATAcccaacattttaaaaagctttctaaTTACATTTCAATAGGTTTGTtgtattcattttaaaaaaaacctaggACCCAAATGGTAGTTATCAGGCTCAGGTTGTAAAATCTCTTTTGATCTTCAATGTTATACTCACTGCTACACTATTAAAACAgactttctttttctaaaaagagAATGGTGAGAGGTCAATGCCTAGGATTCTGTCCTTATGCAGAGACAACTCAAAGACTAAACTGACTGTTGTGAAGCTTTCCAGTGGAAAAGGGAGTATTTTCCCAgtaaaacttaatttaaaacagtAATGGGTGGACATATTTTTGGCCAGGCACTAGCCTAAAAACAGAGAGTGAGGGTTGAACAAAATCAAACGTATTTATATTCATTTAGTCCAGAGGGAAAGGAATGCTTCCCTGTCCAGCAATTTCTTAAGTCCCTTGCCAATTCTAACATCCCCTGATGTTTTCATATTGCTTATGGTGCTTTTCATTTGCGTCACCCAAAAATCACGCACAGGAGCAAATAGGTAAGTGACTGGTACTTAGTGGGATGCTAAAGAAGGTGGAAAGAGCAATGCAACAGCAAAGGCAGGACAGAGCAACTGGgattacaaacaaaaaagcaggaattattCCATTCCCACTGAAACCACAACCAGGCTCTGCATGTTGGTCTCTCAGCGCTCATGAGAGCACACATCCCTACCCAGCATCAATCTTAGAGCAATTTAGGAGCTTCTTGTCACCAGAAATCTTCCTTAGCTGTTCTCAGATTGAAAGGCACCCTGCCTTCCATGATTTGCCTTTTCAGTCTATTTCAGCAACATCAGCAGGCCTCTCCTTCCTTGTTTTCATCTAAGACATACAGAAGACATGGATACCACCAAAAAATTCTCATTAGGTGCTTCAATAGAAATCTGTTCATGTGACACTTTAAAGAAACACCAGAAAGTTCAGTACAGGAAACAAAATGAGACGTATGCAGGGCCAGCATACTAGAATATATCTAGTAAGTCTCAGTCAAAAGAGGTGGACTAGAACCAAAATCTCCCTGATTTAGTTCTCTTGCCAAGCACAGAGAcctttttaaaaggttttagaaaaaaatcaaatatatagCATTGTGAAAGTTTGTGTTCAGTAACGTGGGGATAATTCATAAttacaacattttaaagaaaacttatGCTATCcactaacaaaaaaattatgcatttttaacTATTTTCTATGATTTACACTTATATTGAATTTTCAAATGGCTTATAGcagcataaagaaaattaatattttaaaagtgggTTTGCCAATTATCACAAAATTAATCACAATTCTAGTCTGTGAGTTGAAAACATCATCAgtaaagggaaaacaaagctcaaaaaaatgtgtttacttGCTTGTAACCTGAGGTCTGAAATGCCACATCTATTCCTACTCACAAGGAGCACATACCAGGCTCAGTTCTGAAAGCACAATTTTAAATAGATATGTTCACCAACACTTTCTCACATCTGCTCTTGCGTGCTGTACAATTCACAAGTGTTTTGTAAGTGCAGCTATAAAATCTGGAAGTAGTTTATGCCCATCTTACCCCCCACTAGCATTGTACAGTACAGCATATTTTTTGGAATTACATGCTGTGATCATCACTGTTtatctgcacagcagctctgctagAGCAGAATTGCATCCAGGAACCCATGTGTAATGAAAATTCCAAGGAAGACAGTGTTTCATATTGAAGTACAGAGTCCATCATGAAAATCTCTAGCTTTGGTAACCTTTTCTCCCTCTAGTGTCTTCTATATTCCCACTCATAGCATATTTTACCTTCAGTATTGCTGTAAAAGacaattaaaagcaatttaatacTGTTCTGCCAAAAGAAGATAGACTCAGCCACCAGGTTGTAAAAATATGAATGTAATCCTATGTGGCCACTTTATTCAATGACTGGAATGAGTCTGAGCAAGCTGTGTAAAATAAGTCCTTGCCACTTAAAATGGTCACAGGAAGCTGAGAACATGTAATTTTCCAGAACACAGGAGCTAATCCACCTGAACAATAGTTTGGAATGGGCAGTTTTACCTCGTCTCCTCACACAAAGTATTAAGTCTGAATTTCTCTCTTATGAAAATGAACTAGGGCTCCAAGAtgcaaatacagatttttccctatttctgcAGCACCTGAAGTACAGAGGTATGATCACCAGTAATGACATCCCCTGATCATTTTCATGAAAGATTTAAGATGAGAACATTGTACAACTTCATCTCTGTGAATTTCTCCAAATAATCTTTATGAGCTTTTCTCATCAGTTTCAACAGCCTTcaataatactgaaaaattaaattaaaatgcaaaagaggGTCTGTAGCCTTAATGAAGAGATTAAATGCTAAAGCCATATaggaacattttaaatgtgtctTGTAAACAAATTTGTCATTAATCAAAGAACAGAATGCCTATTATCAGATAAACTTAAAAGGGAAGATTGAGATACTTTGTGCTGGTTTATGCTGATCTGAGTGATACACTAGGTGAAATATTACTACTCTTTACCcatttatctctctctctctccatatATACACACATCCTTCATCTCAGAGTGTAAAATTTTCTATGAGATTTTAATTAGTATAATTTTAACTTCCATGAAATAagtgtttctgaaaaatatctAACCCATATTACTATCATGGACAAGACTGCAGACACAAACTTATGACAGAGACCCCAAAGGAATTTCAGCAGCATGCAGTGCAGCACCTGGGACCAACAtccaccctgcagctgcaccaggTGCAGCCTTTTCCTTGGTCCATCAGCACATGAAGCACACAGACTTCACAGCAGCAGATAGAATTGAGTCTTTAGCGGTTTGGTGGGCAATGTTTACAAattttgtgtgtctgtttgGCTTTTGAAAGTGTAAATCACTTTGTATTTAAGAAcacttgaaattttattttattgtgggTCTGGAAACcatcactgcctgcagcagtgctcactTTAACAATACACTAGTGTATGACTATTATACATActagtttatttctttttcttttcagcagaaaaggCATACAATAGAATGCACACAAAAGTTGTTTGCTTTATAGTGCAggaaaatcaataaaaaataatttctctttccataccaaacccaaaatattctgaatttctgcaaTCTAATCCCcaaaaaggttttgtttctaACAGTGTGAAACAACTAATGACCCTCTACTACTGTCACTTGATCAGCAGTTGTACATTTTTAATCAGGtgagaaacacattttttcaaaacagatttgGATAGCATAGTGGACATCTGAAACAATCATGtaagaaatacacaaaactTTCACATTCAGTCTTTTGTATGCTTTTTGtgctgaaaatttaaaaaacactagCATATATAATAGTTATACACTAGTGCAATGTTAAGGTGAACACTAATATAAACATGGAATTACAAAGCTTCTCAAAGGCTTTGGAGTATAAGATTCTGTTTTTCCCTGGAGTCAGCAAACATTTCAGATACAAAAGTGCTACTGATCCTTTCATTATCAGAACAATGGCCTCCACTTTACTTGAATTCCACTTATCAACAACAGACTCCCCTGAGATTAGTTCCCTCAAGAGCAAAATGTGTGTGTCACAAAGGATATGTAATATCATGCTGAATACTCTTCCCAcacctttttttggtttttaagtcTCCTTGTTTTGTCTGATAGCAGacaaaacaagaagaaacagtaatttggaataaaatttgAATTACAGGCTTGCTGGCAGAATGTTAGATTTGTGACCTACCATTCCCAGTTTTTatgtcagtttttaaattatttatattaaaaggTTTGCTGGAGTGAAGTTTTGTAATAAAACAGTCTTATTCAATTAAAAGTGTATAATCCAGATTTTTGACTAATGATTAGACTATGTCTCTATAAAAATAGATGCCACTTAAACAACAACATTTGCAAGCCTACAAAAAGGAACCAGACTAAAGATGCAGACTGTTTCCACTCCTTTGCAGCCGAAAGTCACAGAAACTGAAGTTGCTAAAATGTCATGCctccttttcatttcagtgccactgaaacatttggaaacaatgaagagacaagaagaaaagtgagaaaGCCCCTAACAGACAACACTTCCAGCAGAAGTACaatgccagagctgctctcaatTAAAGAGAAATACGCAATGCCTCTGCAGACGAGAAATGTATTGTTTTCTTCATCTGCAGTTCTGTAAATTATATAATAcatgtttaaattttaatatcCAAGTATTACTGTGTAAAAGTACCATAGGCAGATGGGCTTGGCTGTGaggttttttaatattgttaAGGACCAACACCAGCATATTCTTAcctttttatcttctttagATTTCCTGATACTGTGCGGAGGGCCAAATTTGTTCTGAATGCAGAACACCTTCTTGGACCATTCACTTTTGTGTGACTTTAGCTGTGGCTGACCAAAGCTGCCATCGACTCTGTACCTGTCAGCTGGAATCTTACTCATTGGTGGGGGCAAGGTGCCACAGTTCACACTCGACCAGCCGTCTGTGGAGTCCGTGTACGACTCCTGGTCGCTAGCATTTCCGTGCTGCCACTCCTGTAAAACGTGCACGGGCAGCCACCTCTGACTGCCCGTGCCTGCAGCGGTTTTCTTTGATGGGGGTACTGAATTTCGGGTGGAAACCAACGGAACTTCAATACGAGCAGAAGGGCTCAAGTGTTTGCTCACATTTTGGGCCTTATCATTCTGAATTACTTCTAAAGGCATGTTTCCCTCTTGCTCATGACAGAAGCCATTCCAATGGGAAGCAGGCTGATTTTGTCCCCTTCCTACTGGGTTTTCCCATATGCTGCTAGGAATGTGTTTACTTGGATTGGTCCCTAAATCAACCACCAGAACCctattattcttttcttcttggttGAAATTTCCAATTCCGCTATCACTGTTGCTGCTCGTGCTGTTATTCTGATGAGCATCTGCATCGCCATCAAGGAACGCCCTCGCACGCATTCCCTCAATCAATTCCCCCATATCCCTGTACAGGACAGAAATAAACTGCAGGACAGGTAGAGATGATGTTGGAAACTCCAGACAGCCATTTGTATCTGGATCCGCTGTACATTCCAGTCCAAAACGCCTTGCAATACCCTGGTGAATTTTATGATGAAATAATTCAGGATCCACCATAAAAACGTGGCAAGATGTCCTCAGGACGCCTTCATCTTCCTGAGCCAAGCTTGCATCATCGTTTGTCTGCATTGTAACTAGTCCAAAGAATCTTCTATCATCCGGGCAAACAGCACTGAATGCCAGTTTCTCTGCGGGATATTCTGCCACAACACCAGATttgtcactgcagagctgaataCAGTCATGCATTATCTTCATCATCACCAGGGAGTGGATTTTCTGCTCTGCCCGCAGACGTCTCATGCACCCACGAATGGCCTGCAAACTCTCAGTTTCCAAATTTGCAGTTGTTGAAGGAAGTTCAATGGAGCCTAAATAACCTACAATCATGGCAACATTCAAAATGCTTGCATCTAATCCAAAGTCTTCTGCACTCTCCAGTCCAATTCTAAAAACTGAATCATCATTCAGAACTTTGGCTATTTCTTCCTTTGACAGTAGGTTTGGGTTGCTTACACTTTCATTGCCAGTTTCAAATTTCATAgcagcagaaactgaaaatgaTCTTTGTTTTGGTGCAGAATTATCTGAGTTACCAGCACAAAGAGCAGGATTCTCAAAGATCATGTTGAAAATGCCACCAGACTGCATTTCTTCAACAactttctctgctctgtttaTACCCAGCGCTTTAGAGTCAGGTTTGGGTTTCAGCCACCCCTTCCCATCATAAAAACCAACTTCTTCATCACTTGAACATGAATCCATATGATTAATCCCTTCAGCAATGACCATGTGCAGGACTCCAGAACATTTCCCTATAAGTTTCACTACATCTTCATGAGAGGCTTTTTTCACATTGATTTCATTAACTGCAAATATCTGATCTCCTGCTTTAAGTCCAACATAATCTGCAGGGCTTCCTTTCATCACACAGCTGAGAACACAAGGAGCTTGTCCAGAAAGGGTAAACCCATAACCTGCTCTTCCTCGAGCAACTTCCACGCTTCTTATCCGTGCAGGAGCATGCATGTTGAGTCGACGTTTGACTGTTTCTCCTGGTCTGTacattttggatattttttcctaaagtagGAAAGCTTTTATTTAGTCCAGTTTTTTATCATGTTTCAAGAGTATCACTTCATCACTCCATCTGATGAAGatctaaagaaagaaagaaaaataagacattttAATTCTCACcatatttcaggtttttttagtACTCACTATTCCCTTTACTGTTCAGAAAAATTGCTAGTCAACTCCACCAAAAACTATTGCCACAAAACAGTTCAAAAAGAACAGGTACCACACTGTTAATTTTAGTGATGAGAAAGGAATTGCAAATGAACTATTTGCAAATAAAGTGTCTGTCCAAAACAATAACATGACAGAAGGGCAAAGAACAGGATCCAAGTCTTTTGATGAACAGTCAGTGTTTTTTATACTAAGAATGTTATGTCTTCCCCAACTCCCCTAAATTGCCAACTATTCAGTTACCTTCTGGCTTACTGCACCATTGTGCTACGACTGCATTTTACAGCATAgagaaaatctttatttaaGCTCTTATGTCCTTTCCCAGCAAAATATAAATGACAGCTCATGCTCATCAACATCTCACCCCCTTTACACTCAGAGTACAGAAACAGGTACCACATGTATCATTTAAAGAGATTAATCACCCCTAGAGTTGCCTGTATCTCTCCACTGACTGTAATTGCAGCTTAAAATAAATACCTCAGACTTCAACTTCCTTACATAGATTTCACTGACATATGCAATGACAAGTGGACATTCAGTCATGTATCAGACCAAAGCGATCCAAGATCAGATTTACTGTTACACCCATCAATTAATCTACTCAAAACAATTTGTCAGACAGCAAAcactaaaaatgcatttcagacCATCATTCCAACATCCATGTGTTTTAGTTTAGcttaaaaattcaaaaaaaagaaaaagaagaaaaacagagtgaaaacGACACACACTGCCAATATTAATCTAGTCATGACTTTACACTTAACATATAACAGCTTTGTATGAACAGCAAGAAGTAGAATATTTCACTACATTTTGGTGTCAGCACTGAAGCCTGGATGTCTTGCTCTAAATATACTTGGGCAAATTCCATTGTTTTAGAGAGGTTTTCCCACTAATCCGgttaaaatgcatgaaaattactaaaacaaataaaagaaatgacAACTTGTTCAACACTTTAAACTACCCCCTTGTTGCATGATATGAACCCTCACTTCCATAGGTCTGGAGGATGACTGACAGAAATAACCACGGGACTACAGCTACATAAATTGCAATAAACTCTATCTCAGCAAGTGAGAACTAATCTGACAATAATTATTTTGAGTTGGTCCACAGGCTTATTCTTAACTGAGTCACATTGTAACATACTTAAAGTGTATAAGCTACTTGAAAGCAAGTACCTTGCATATGTGGGCAAAATGCAGGCAACATTTTAGATAAACACACTCACATAAAgatataaatat
The genomic region above belongs to Ficedula albicollis isolate OC2 chromosome 4, FicAlb1.5, whole genome shotgun sequence and contains:
- the RGS12 gene encoding regulator of G-protein signaling 12 isoform X3, producing the protein MYRPGETVKRRLNMHAPARIRSVEVARGRAGYGFTLSGQAPCVLSCVMKGSPADYVGLKAGDQIFAVNEINVKKASHEDVVKLIGKCSGVLHMVIAEGINHMDSCSSDEEVGFYDGKGWLKPKPDSKALGINRAEKVVEEMQSGGIFNMIFENPALCAGNSDNSAPKQRSFSVSAAMKFETGNESVSNPNLLSKEEIAKVLNDDSVFRIGLESAEDFGLDASILNVAMIVGYLGSIELPSTTANLETESLQAIRGCMRRLRAEQKIHSLVMMKIMHDCIQLCSDKSGVVAEYPAEKLAFSAVCPDDRRFFGLVTMQTNDDASLAQEDEGVLRTSCHVFMVDPELFHHKIHQGIARRFGLECTADPDTNGCLEFPTSSLPVLQFISVLYRDMGELIEGMRARAFLDGDADAHQNNSTSSNSDSGIGNFNQEEKNNRVLVVDLGTNPSKHIPSSIWENPVGRGQNQPASHWNGFCHEQEGNMPLEVIQNDKAQNVSKHLSPSARIEVPLVSTRNSVPPSKKTAAGTGSQRWLPVHVLQEWQHGNASDQESYTDSTDGWSSVNCGTLPPPMSKIPADRYRVDGSFGQPQLKSHKSEWSKKVFCIQNKFGPPHSIRKSKEDKKGAKFGHSMGLNQAPPPRSSARRSFGRSKRFSITRSLDDLESATVSDGELNSTELKDCISENSLSSNASLPSVQSCRRLRERRVASWAVSFERLLQDSVGVKYFSEFLRKEFSEENILFWQACEYFNHVPAHDKKELSYRAREIFSKFLCSKATTPVNIDSQAQLADDILNSPHPDMFKEQQLQIFNLMKFDSYTRFLKSPLYQECILAEVEGRPLPDPQRVPSSPTSKHSVSSEKSNISTPKKLSGKSKSGRSLNEESGEEDTEKKKRGTFFSWSRSKSLGKSQKRRENGDYPNDSFQSNGLSYRRESQGSMSSTASLDLSETSRLPAFVPDKDKSPKYCCVNLPDGSSSKMAVKSGFSIKEVLSGVCEKHGINIAAVDLFLVGGDKPLVLHQDSSILESRDLRLEKRTLFRLDLVPINRSVGLKAKPTKPVTEVLRPVVAKYGLNLNELVARLSGEQEPLDLGVPISNLDGQRVVLDEKEPSKGREKQRGVLVKQTATVSSSRSQGSTNFLNSYPKHKVTEQMTNVDC
- the RGS12 gene encoding regulator of G-protein signaling 12 isoform X2, whose amino-acid sequence is MYRPGETVKRRLNMHAPARIRSVEVARGRAGYGFTLSGQAPCVLSCVMKGSPADYVGLKAGDQIFAVNEINVKKASHEDVVKLIGKCSGVLHMVIAEGINHMDSCSSDEEVGFYDGKGWLKPKPDSKALGINRAEKVVEEMQSGGIFNMIFENPALCAGNSDNSAPKQRSFSVSAAMKFETGNESVSNPNLLSKEEIAKVLNDDSVFRIGLESAEDFGLDASILNVAMIVGYLGSIELPSTTANLETESLQAIRGCMRRLRAEQKIHSLVMMKIMHDCIQLCSDKSGVVAEYPAEKLAFSAVCPDDRRFFGLVTMQTNDDASLAQEDEGVLRTSCHVFMVDPELFHHKIHQGIARRFGLECTADPDTNGCLEFPTSSLPVLQFISVLYRDMGELIEGMRARAFLDGDADAHQNNSTSSNSDSGIGNFNQEEKNNRVLVVDLGTNPSKHIPSSIWENPVGRGQNQPASHWNGFCHEQEGNMPLEVIQNDKAQNVSKHLSPSARIEVPLVSTRNSVPPSKKTAAGTGSQRWLPVHVLQEWQHGNASDQESYTDSTDGWSSVNCGTLPPPMSKIPADRYRVDGSFGQPQLKSHKSEWSKKVFCIQNKFGPPHSIRKSKEDKKGAKFGHSMGLNQAPPPRSSARRSFGRSKRFSITRSLDDLESATVSDGELNSTELKDCISENSLSSNASLPSVQSCRRLRERRVASWAVSFERLLQDSVGVKYFSEFLRKEFSEENILFWQACEYFNHVPAHDKKELSYRAREIFSKFLCSKATTPVNIDSQAQLADDILNSPHPDMFKEQQLQIFNLMKFDSYTRFLKSPLYQECILAEVEGRPLPDPQRVPSSPTSKHSVSSEKSNISTPKKLSGKSKSGRSLNEESGEEDTEKKKRGTFFSWSRSKSLGKSQKRRENGDYPNDSFQSNGLSYRRESQGSMSSTASLDLSETSRLPAFVPDKDKSPKYCCVNLPDGSSSKMAVKSGFSIKEVLSGVCEKHGINIAAVDLFLVGGDKPLVLHQDSSILESRDLRLEKRTLFRLDLVPINRSVGLKAKPTKPVTEVLRPVVAKYGLNLNELVARLSGEQEPLDLGVPISNLDGQRVVLDEKEPSKGREKQRGVLVKQTATVSSSRSQGSTGEGRTLGKSNSIKMKGENGKNAREVRLSKREDSIAKIGKKKCQKINLDEAEGLSKTLT